A genomic region of Melanotaenia boesemani isolate fMelBoe1 chromosome 21, fMelBoe1.pri, whole genome shotgun sequence contains the following coding sequences:
- the cenpt gene encoding centromere protein T isoform X5 translates to MDLTEDLTPRVLLKHILVTEPPRTPVTRSETRGQSSSGVRRRSRQSNKKAETQTPQSILRRSLREKIREDITRKSLPATKRRTGSVVFKRIQTPAATSLFLSDGDTPRYLLRNILQTEPVKSPVVHEKRPSEQQYLASADKNATRTRPSVELSGLDLPDITISHEASTAKGLSRKRPRRSFNVTAFEKRLKDGDDAEEEADNSTDNHSSLSASSSTSLTLKTPFVDVRTEKKGLQRKISNRRKITEEEFGAAVNRRQMGVVSSYNQKERDLSEMTYSEDFSLGLSKLEPDITTDIVNCNTALYDLPDAMTSNISIVATQDKPTVMASQLQRGMQEIEQEEEVELMNDQYVSEAQLQEDVDESEPQNKKPHDQQENAAVTSTSAEEEGSVRSQTVDTDVGTESEEVEAQTGDEAAADSDSEEAAEANDQFEGEQVALDSETEEEEGYAASQVEMGKADSQSDNVEAGSEAKEDEEEEGEAELQSEDVAADSQSEDVEAGSQSEEEVVLGSEAKEDEDEEEEEEGEEELQSEDVAADSQSEDVEAGSEAKEDEEEEGEEELQSEDVAADSQSEGVAAEEDEDITESQSEDDHQEEREEEERASEELELDLEHTSRWARRSKGALVVPITEAGEELAESTVAGRSDSKSKAHIGVELNASLERRSQESSQLHSGSPGGAEPSVDEQDHVSCPETEPEAGKGNSFNLLQVTHEIEISRHLDDLSPEGIPAPDSDEKDEEWEEDDNDDVDDDGEEGEEFPSKTPAFVREKRNFFLPDPQASPSVFRDIEPSSTTEAAAKPKQVKQRKTRPSMKKAVLPKAYLMSVFKHFAKTKVSADVFPVLNEIMDKFLTRMADDLETYANHAKRTTIDFEDAKLLLKRQGYVNDKVPVEVLIEKYLRMEQRKLLIPIATSGNVVIPKRRR, encoded by the exons ATGGATCTCACGGAGGACTTGACACCTAGAGTCCTGCTGAAACATATTCTCGTCACAGAGCCACCCAGGACCCCTGTCACTCGCAG TGAGACCAGGGGGCAAAGTTCCAGCGGAGTCCGGCGAAGGAGCCGACAGAGCAATAAAAAAGCTGAGACCCAGACCCCACAAAGCATCCTACGGCGCAGCCTGAGGGAGAAGATTCGTGAG GATATAACTAGGAAGTCACTTCCTGCTACTAAACGGAGGACTGGCTCAGTCGTGTTCAAGAGGATACAAACGCCCGCTGCAACATCATTGTTTTTGAGTGATGGAGATACTCCCAGGTACCTACTCAGGAACATCTTGCAGACAG aGCCTGTGAAGTCACCTGTGGTTCATGAGAAAAGGCCATCTGAACAGCAATATCTGGCATCAGCTGACAAAAATGCTACCAGAACACGTCCCAG TGTTGAGCTGTCAGGGCTGGACCTGCCTGATATAACAATTAGCCATGAAGCAAGCACAGCAAAGGGACTGAGCAGGAAGAGACCACGTCGGAGCTTTAATGTAACGGCTTTTGAAAAACGTCTTAAAGATGGAGATG AtgctgaagaagaagctgaTAATTCAACAGACAACCATTCATCACTTTCTGCGTCAAG CTCCACCTCCTTGACTCTAAAAACACCATTTGTTGATGTTCGGACGGAAAAAAAGGGTTTGCAGAGAAAAATTTCTAACCGCCGAAAAATCACAGAGGAAGAATTTGGAGCTGCTGTGAACAGACGGCAGATGGGAg TGGTAAGCAGCTACAACCAGAAAGAGCGAGATCTCAGTGAGATGACCTACTCTGAGGATTTTAGCCTGGGTCTAAGCAAACTTGAGCCTGATATCACAACTGATATTGTGAACTGTAACACAGCTCTTTATGATCTACCTGATGCCATGACTTCCAACATTTCCATTGTTGCAACTCAAGACAAGCCCACTGTAATGGCGTCTCAGCTTCAGAGAGGGATGCAAGAGAttgagcaggaggaggaagtggaGCTGATGAATGATCAGTATGTTTCTGAAGCCCAGTTGCAGGAAGATGTAGATGAATCTGAACCCCAAAATAAGAAACCTCATgatcaacaagaaaatgctgctgTTACTTCAACATCTGCGGAAGAGGAGGGTTCAGTCAGGTCTCAGACTGTTGACACAGATGTTGGAACTGAGTCTGAGGAAGTTGAAGCGCAAACTGGAGACGAGGCTGCAGCTGACTCTGACTCTGAAGAGGCTGCTGAGGCAAATGATCAGTTTGAGGGAGAACAGGTGGCACTAGACTCtgaaacagaagaagaggaaggttATGCTGCATCTCAAGTGGAAATGGGTAAAGCTGATTCCCAGTCTGACAATGTTGAGGCAG GCTCTGAGGccaaagaggatgaagaggaagaaggtgAAGCGGAGTTGCAAAGTGAAGATGTTGCAGCTGATTCCCAGTCTGAGGATGTTGAGGCGGGTTCTCAGTCTGAAGAGGAAGTTGTACTGGGCTCTGAGGCcaaagaggatgaagatgaagaggaagaagaagaaggtgaaGAGGAGTTGCAAAGTGAAGATGTTGCAGCTGATTCCCAGTCTGAAGATGTTGAGGCAG GCTCTGAGGccaaagaggatgaagaggaagaaggtgAAGAGGAGTTGCAAAGTGAAGATGTTGCAGCTGATTCCCAGTCTGAGGGTGTGGCagctgaggaagatgaggataTAACTGAGTCTCAGAGTGAAGATGATCATCAGgaggaaagagaagaggaagagcGGGCATCAGAAGAACTGGAACTTGACTTGGAGCACACCAGCCGATGGGCTCGCCGCTCTAAGGGTGCTCTTGTTGTACCCATAACAGAGGCAGGGGAGGAGTTGGCCGAGTCCACTGTGGCAG GAAGGTCTGATTCCAAATCCAAAGCACACATCGGTGTTGAGTTAAACGCCAGCCTTGAAAGGAGAAGCCAGGAGAGCAGTCAGCTTCACTCTGGGAGTCCTGGTGGGGCTGAACCCTCAGTGGACGAGCAGGACCATGTTTCCTGTCCTGAGACCGAGCCAGAAGCTGGAAAAGGGAACTCGTTTAATCTTCTTCAGGTGACTCATGAAATTGAAATCAGCAGACACCTGGATGACCTTTCACCTGAAGGAATCCCTGCTCCGGATTCTGATGAGAAAGACGAAGAGTGGGAGGAAGATGATAacgatgatgttgatgatgatggagaagAAGGTGAAG AATTCCCCTCCAAAACACCTGCATTTGTCAGAGAGAAAAGGAACTTCTTTCTTCCTGATCCTCAGGCATCACCTTCGGTTTTCAGAGATATTGAGCCTAG CAGTACAACTGAAGCTGCAGCTAAACCGAAGCAAGTGAAACAGAGGAAGACGAGGCCATCTATGAAGAAAGCAGTTCTTCCTAAGGCCTACCTTATGAGTGTGTTCAAACACTTTGCCAAAACAAAGGTGTCTGCAGATGTTTTCCCCGTCCTAAATGAAAT AATGGATAAATTTTTGACCCGGATGGCTGATGACTTGGAGACGTATGCCAACCATGCAAAGAGAACAACCATTGATTTTGAAGATGCTAAACTTCTTTTGAAGAG gCAGGGTTATGTAAATGACAAGGTGCCAGTGGAGGTGCTAATTGAAAAATATCTTCGTATGGAGCAGCGAAAGCTCTTAATACCCATTGCAACCAGCGGAAATGTTGTTATTCCAAAAAGGCGAAGGTGA
- the cenpt gene encoding centromere protein T isoform X2 produces the protein MDLTEDLTPRVLLKHILVTEPPRTPVTRSETRGQSSSGVRRRSRQSNKKAETQTPQSILRRSLREKIREDITRKSLPATKRRTGSVVFKRIQTPAATSLFLSDGDTPRYLLRNILQTEPVKSPVVHEKRPSEQQYLASADKNATRTRPSVELSGLDLPDITISHEASTAKGLSRKRPRRSFNVTAFEKRLKDGDDAEEEADNSTDNHSSLSASSSTSLTLKTPFVDVRTEKKGLQRKISNRRKITEEEFGAAVNRRQMGVVSSYNQKERDLSEMTYSEDFSLGLSKLEPDITTDIVNCNTALYDLPDAMTSNISIVATQDKPTVMASQLQRGMQEIEQEEEVELMNDQYVSEAQLQEDVDESEPQNKKPHDQQENAAVTSTSAEEEGSVRSQTVDTDVGTESEEVEAQTGDEAAADSDSEEAAEANDQFEGEQVALDSETEEEEGYAASQVEMGKADSQSDNVEAGSQSDEEEVVLGSEAKEDEEEEGEAELQSEDVAADSQSEDVEAGSQSEEEVVLGSEAKEDEDEEEEEEGEEELQSEDVAADSQSEDVEAGSEAKEDEEEEGEEELQSEDVAADSQSEGVAAEEDEDITESQSEDDHQEEREEEERASEELELDLEHTSRWARRSKGALVVPITEAGEELAESTVAGRSDSKSKAHIGVELNASLERRSQESSQLHSGSPGGAEPSVDEQDHVSCPETEPEAGKGNSFNLLQVTHEIEISRHLDDLSPEGIPAPDSDEKDEEWEEDDNDDVDDDGEEGEEFPSKTPAFVREKRNFFLPDPQASPSVFRDIEPSTTEAAAKPKQVKQRKTRPSMKKAVLPKAYLMSVFKHFAKTKVSADVFPVLNEIMDKFLTRMADDLETYANHAKRTTIDFEDAKLLLKRQGYVNDKVPVEVLIEKYLRMEQRKLLIPIATSGNVVIPKRRR, from the exons ATGGATCTCACGGAGGACTTGACACCTAGAGTCCTGCTGAAACATATTCTCGTCACAGAGCCACCCAGGACCCCTGTCACTCGCAG TGAGACCAGGGGGCAAAGTTCCAGCGGAGTCCGGCGAAGGAGCCGACAGAGCAATAAAAAAGCTGAGACCCAGACCCCACAAAGCATCCTACGGCGCAGCCTGAGGGAGAAGATTCGTGAG GATATAACTAGGAAGTCACTTCCTGCTACTAAACGGAGGACTGGCTCAGTCGTGTTCAAGAGGATACAAACGCCCGCTGCAACATCATTGTTTTTGAGTGATGGAGATACTCCCAGGTACCTACTCAGGAACATCTTGCAGACAG aGCCTGTGAAGTCACCTGTGGTTCATGAGAAAAGGCCATCTGAACAGCAATATCTGGCATCAGCTGACAAAAATGCTACCAGAACACGTCCCAG TGTTGAGCTGTCAGGGCTGGACCTGCCTGATATAACAATTAGCCATGAAGCAAGCACAGCAAAGGGACTGAGCAGGAAGAGACCACGTCGGAGCTTTAATGTAACGGCTTTTGAAAAACGTCTTAAAGATGGAGATG AtgctgaagaagaagctgaTAATTCAACAGACAACCATTCATCACTTTCTGCGTCAAG CTCCACCTCCTTGACTCTAAAAACACCATTTGTTGATGTTCGGACGGAAAAAAAGGGTTTGCAGAGAAAAATTTCTAACCGCCGAAAAATCACAGAGGAAGAATTTGGAGCTGCTGTGAACAGACGGCAGATGGGAg TGGTAAGCAGCTACAACCAGAAAGAGCGAGATCTCAGTGAGATGACCTACTCTGAGGATTTTAGCCTGGGTCTAAGCAAACTTGAGCCTGATATCACAACTGATATTGTGAACTGTAACACAGCTCTTTATGATCTACCTGATGCCATGACTTCCAACATTTCCATTGTTGCAACTCAAGACAAGCCCACTGTAATGGCGTCTCAGCTTCAGAGAGGGATGCAAGAGAttgagcaggaggaggaagtggaGCTGATGAATGATCAGTATGTTTCTGAAGCCCAGTTGCAGGAAGATGTAGATGAATCTGAACCCCAAAATAAGAAACCTCATgatcaacaagaaaatgctgctgTTACTTCAACATCTGCGGAAGAGGAGGGTTCAGTCAGGTCTCAGACTGTTGACACAGATGTTGGAACTGAGTCTGAGGAAGTTGAAGCGCAAACTGGAGACGAGGCTGCAGCTGACTCTGACTCTGAAGAGGCTGCTGAGGCAAATGATCAGTTTGAGGGAGAACAGGTGGCACTAGACTCtgaaacagaagaagaggaaggttATGCTGCATCTCAAGTGGAAATGGGTAAAGCTGATTCCCAGTCTGACAATGTTGAGGCAGGTTCTcagtctgatgaagaggaagttGTACTGGGCTCTGAGGccaaagaggatgaagaggaagaaggtgAAGCGGAGTTGCAAAGTGAAGATGTTGCAGCTGATTCCCAGTCTGAGGATGTTGAGGCGGGTTCTCAGTCTGAAGAGGAAGTTGTACTGGGCTCTGAGGCcaaagaggatgaagatgaagaggaagaagaagaaggtgaaGAGGAGTTGCAAAGTGAAGATGTTGCAGCTGATTCCCAGTCTGAAGATGTTGAGGCAG GCTCTGAGGccaaagaggatgaagaggaagaaggtgAAGAGGAGTTGCAAAGTGAAGATGTTGCAGCTGATTCCCAGTCTGAGGGTGTGGCagctgaggaagatgaggataTAACTGAGTCTCAGAGTGAAGATGATCATCAGgaggaaagagaagaggaagagcGGGCATCAGAAGAACTGGAACTTGACTTGGAGCACACCAGCCGATGGGCTCGCCGCTCTAAGGGTGCTCTTGTTGTACCCATAACAGAGGCAGGGGAGGAGTTGGCCGAGTCCACTGTGGCAG GAAGGTCTGATTCCAAATCCAAAGCACACATCGGTGTTGAGTTAAACGCCAGCCTTGAAAGGAGAAGCCAGGAGAGCAGTCAGCTTCACTCTGGGAGTCCTGGTGGGGCTGAACCCTCAGTGGACGAGCAGGACCATGTTTCCTGTCCTGAGACCGAGCCAGAAGCTGGAAAAGGGAACTCGTTTAATCTTCTTCAGGTGACTCATGAAATTGAAATCAGCAGACACCTGGATGACCTTTCACCTGAAGGAATCCCTGCTCCGGATTCTGATGAGAAAGACGAAGAGTGGGAGGAAGATGATAacgatgatgttgatgatgatggagaagAAGGTGAAG AATTCCCCTCCAAAACACCTGCATTTGTCAGAGAGAAAAGGAACTTCTTTCTTCCTGATCCTCAGGCATCACCTTCGGTTTTCAGAGATATTGAGCCTAG TACAACTGAAGCTGCAGCTAAACCGAAGCAAGTGAAACAGAGGAAGACGAGGCCATCTATGAAGAAAGCAGTTCTTCCTAAGGCCTACCTTATGAGTGTGTTCAAACACTTTGCCAAAACAAAGGTGTCTGCAGATGTTTTCCCCGTCCTAAATGAAAT AATGGATAAATTTTTGACCCGGATGGCTGATGACTTGGAGACGTATGCCAACCATGCAAAGAGAACAACCATTGATTTTGAAGATGCTAAACTTCTTTTGAAGAG gCAGGGTTATGTAAATGACAAGGTGCCAGTGGAGGTGCTAATTGAAAAATATCTTCGTATGGAGCAGCGAAAGCTCTTAATACCCATTGCAACCAGCGGAAATGTTGTTATTCCAAAAAGGCGAAGGTGA
- the cenpt gene encoding centromere protein T isoform X4: protein MDLTEDLTPRVLLKHILVTEPPRTPVTRSETRGQSSSGVRRRSRQSNKKAETQTPQSILRRSLREKIREDITRKSLPATKRRTGSVVFKRIQTPAATSLFLSDGDTPRYLLRNILQTEPVKSPVVHEKRPSEQQYLASADKNATRTRPSVELSGLDLPDITISHEASTAKGLSRKRPRRSFNVTAFEKRLKDGDDAEEEADNSTDNHSSLSASSSTSLTLKTPFVDVRTEKKGLQRKISNRRKITEEEFGAAVNRRQMGVVSSYNQKERDLSEMTYSEDFSLGLSKLEPDITTDIVNCNTALYDLPDAMTSNISIVATQDKPTVMASQLQRGMQEIEQEEEVELMNDQYVSEAQLQEDVDESEPQNKKPHDQQENAAVTSTSAEEEGSVRSQTVDTDVGTESEEVEAQTGDEAAADSDSEEAAEANDQFEGEQVALDSETEEEEGYAASQVEMGKADSQSDNVEAGSQSDEEEVVLGSEAKEDEEEEGEAELQSEDVAADSQSEDVEAGSQSEEEVVLGSEAKEDEDEEEEEEGEEELQSEDVAADSQSEDVEAGSEAKEDEEEEGEEELQSEDVAADSQSEGVAAEEDEDITESQSEDDHQEEREEEERASEELELDLEHTSRWARRSKGALVVPITEAGEELAESTVAGRSDSKSKAHIGVELNASLERRSQESSQLHSGSPGGAEPSVDEQDHVSCPETEPEAGKGNSFNLLQVTHEIEISRHLDDLSPEGIPAPDSDEKDEEWEEDDNDDVDDDGEEEFPSKTPAFVREKRNFFLPDPQASPSVFRDIEPSTTEAAAKPKQVKQRKTRPSMKKAVLPKAYLMSVFKHFAKTKVSADVFPVLNEIMDKFLTRMADDLETYANHAKRTTIDFEDAKLLLKRQGYVNDKVPVEVLIEKYLRMEQRKLLIPIATSGNVVIPKRRR, encoded by the exons ATGGATCTCACGGAGGACTTGACACCTAGAGTCCTGCTGAAACATATTCTCGTCACAGAGCCACCCAGGACCCCTGTCACTCGCAG TGAGACCAGGGGGCAAAGTTCCAGCGGAGTCCGGCGAAGGAGCCGACAGAGCAATAAAAAAGCTGAGACCCAGACCCCACAAAGCATCCTACGGCGCAGCCTGAGGGAGAAGATTCGTGAG GATATAACTAGGAAGTCACTTCCTGCTACTAAACGGAGGACTGGCTCAGTCGTGTTCAAGAGGATACAAACGCCCGCTGCAACATCATTGTTTTTGAGTGATGGAGATACTCCCAGGTACCTACTCAGGAACATCTTGCAGACAG aGCCTGTGAAGTCACCTGTGGTTCATGAGAAAAGGCCATCTGAACAGCAATATCTGGCATCAGCTGACAAAAATGCTACCAGAACACGTCCCAG TGTTGAGCTGTCAGGGCTGGACCTGCCTGATATAACAATTAGCCATGAAGCAAGCACAGCAAAGGGACTGAGCAGGAAGAGACCACGTCGGAGCTTTAATGTAACGGCTTTTGAAAAACGTCTTAAAGATGGAGATG AtgctgaagaagaagctgaTAATTCAACAGACAACCATTCATCACTTTCTGCGTCAAG CTCCACCTCCTTGACTCTAAAAACACCATTTGTTGATGTTCGGACGGAAAAAAAGGGTTTGCAGAGAAAAATTTCTAACCGCCGAAAAATCACAGAGGAAGAATTTGGAGCTGCTGTGAACAGACGGCAGATGGGAg TGGTAAGCAGCTACAACCAGAAAGAGCGAGATCTCAGTGAGATGACCTACTCTGAGGATTTTAGCCTGGGTCTAAGCAAACTTGAGCCTGATATCACAACTGATATTGTGAACTGTAACACAGCTCTTTATGATCTACCTGATGCCATGACTTCCAACATTTCCATTGTTGCAACTCAAGACAAGCCCACTGTAATGGCGTCTCAGCTTCAGAGAGGGATGCAAGAGAttgagcaggaggaggaagtggaGCTGATGAATGATCAGTATGTTTCTGAAGCCCAGTTGCAGGAAGATGTAGATGAATCTGAACCCCAAAATAAGAAACCTCATgatcaacaagaaaatgctgctgTTACTTCAACATCTGCGGAAGAGGAGGGTTCAGTCAGGTCTCAGACTGTTGACACAGATGTTGGAACTGAGTCTGAGGAAGTTGAAGCGCAAACTGGAGACGAGGCTGCAGCTGACTCTGACTCTGAAGAGGCTGCTGAGGCAAATGATCAGTTTGAGGGAGAACAGGTGGCACTAGACTCtgaaacagaagaagaggaaggttATGCTGCATCTCAAGTGGAAATGGGTAAAGCTGATTCCCAGTCTGACAATGTTGAGGCAGGTTCTcagtctgatgaagaggaagttGTACTGGGCTCTGAGGccaaagaggatgaagaggaagaaggtgAAGCGGAGTTGCAAAGTGAAGATGTTGCAGCTGATTCCCAGTCTGAGGATGTTGAGGCGGGTTCTCAGTCTGAAGAGGAAGTTGTACTGGGCTCTGAGGCcaaagaggatgaagatgaagaggaagaagaagaaggtgaaGAGGAGTTGCAAAGTGAAGATGTTGCAGCTGATTCCCAGTCTGAAGATGTTGAGGCAG GCTCTGAGGccaaagaggatgaagaggaagaaggtgAAGAGGAGTTGCAAAGTGAAGATGTTGCAGCTGATTCCCAGTCTGAGGGTGTGGCagctgaggaagatgaggataTAACTGAGTCTCAGAGTGAAGATGATCATCAGgaggaaagagaagaggaagagcGGGCATCAGAAGAACTGGAACTTGACTTGGAGCACACCAGCCGATGGGCTCGCCGCTCTAAGGGTGCTCTTGTTGTACCCATAACAGAGGCAGGGGAGGAGTTGGCCGAGTCCACTGTGGCAG GAAGGTCTGATTCCAAATCCAAAGCACACATCGGTGTTGAGTTAAACGCCAGCCTTGAAAGGAGAAGCCAGGAGAGCAGTCAGCTTCACTCTGGGAGTCCTGGTGGGGCTGAACCCTCAGTGGACGAGCAGGACCATGTTTCCTGTCCTGAGACCGAGCCAGAAGCTGGAAAAGGGAACTCGTTTAATCTTCTTCAGGTGACTCATGAAATTGAAATCAGCAGACACCTGGATGACCTTTCACCTGAAGGAATCCCTGCTCCGGATTCTGATGAGAAAGACGAAGAGTGGGAGGAAGATGATAacgatgatgttgatgatgatggagaagAAG AATTCCCCTCCAAAACACCTGCATTTGTCAGAGAGAAAAGGAACTTCTTTCTTCCTGATCCTCAGGCATCACCTTCGGTTTTCAGAGATATTGAGCCTAG TACAACTGAAGCTGCAGCTAAACCGAAGCAAGTGAAACAGAGGAAGACGAGGCCATCTATGAAGAAAGCAGTTCTTCCTAAGGCCTACCTTATGAGTGTGTTCAAACACTTTGCCAAAACAAAGGTGTCTGCAGATGTTTTCCCCGTCCTAAATGAAAT AATGGATAAATTTTTGACCCGGATGGCTGATGACTTGGAGACGTATGCCAACCATGCAAAGAGAACAACCATTGATTTTGAAGATGCTAAACTTCTTTTGAAGAG gCAGGGTTATGTAAATGACAAGGTGCCAGTGGAGGTGCTAATTGAAAAATATCTTCGTATGGAGCAGCGAAAGCTCTTAATACCCATTGCAACCAGCGGAAATGTTGTTATTCCAAAAAGGCGAAGGTGA
- the cenpt gene encoding centromere protein T isoform X3 has protein sequence MDLTEDLTPRVLLKHILVTEPPRTPVTRSETRGQSSSGVRRRSRQSNKKAETQTPQSILRRSLREKIREDITRKSLPATKRRTGSVVFKRIQTPAATSLFLSDGDTPRYLLRNILQTEPVKSPVVHEKRPSEQQYLASADKNATRTRPSVELSGLDLPDITISHEASTAKGLSRKRPRRSFNVTAFEKRLKDGDDAEEEADNSTDNHSSLSASSSTSLTLKTPFVDVRTEKKGLQRKISNRRKITEEEFGAAVNRRQMGVVSSYNQKERDLSEMTYSEDFSLGLSKLEPDITTDIVNCNTALYDLPDAMTSNISIVATQDKPTVMASQLQRGMQEIEQEEEVELMNDQYVSEAQLQEDVDESEPQNKKPHDQQENAAVTSTSAEEEGSVRSQTVDTDVGTESEEVEAQTGDEAAADSDSEEAAEANDQFEGEQVALDSETEEEEGYAASQVEMGKADSQSDNVEAGSQSDEEEVVLGSEAKEDEEEEGEAELQSEDVAADSQSEDVEAGSQSEEEVVLGSEAKEDEDEEEEEEGEEELQSEDVAADSQSEDVEAGSEAKEDEEEEGEEELQSEDVAADSQSEGVAAEEDEDITESQSEDDHQEEREEEERASEELELDLEHTSRWARRSKGALVVPITEAGEELAESTVAGRSDSKSKAHIGVELNASLERRSQESSQLHSGSPGGAEPSVDEQDHVSCPETEPEAGKGNSFNLLQVTHEIEISRHLDDLSPEGIPAPDSDEKDEEWEEDDNDDVDDDGEEEFPSKTPAFVREKRNFFLPDPQASPSVFRDIEPSSTTEAAAKPKQVKQRKTRPSMKKAVLPKAYLMSVFKHFAKTKVSADVFPVLNEIMDKFLTRMADDLETYANHAKRTTIDFEDAKLLLKRQGYVNDKVPVEVLIEKYLRMEQRKLLIPIATSGNVVIPKRRR, from the exons ATGGATCTCACGGAGGACTTGACACCTAGAGTCCTGCTGAAACATATTCTCGTCACAGAGCCACCCAGGACCCCTGTCACTCGCAG TGAGACCAGGGGGCAAAGTTCCAGCGGAGTCCGGCGAAGGAGCCGACAGAGCAATAAAAAAGCTGAGACCCAGACCCCACAAAGCATCCTACGGCGCAGCCTGAGGGAGAAGATTCGTGAG GATATAACTAGGAAGTCACTTCCTGCTACTAAACGGAGGACTGGCTCAGTCGTGTTCAAGAGGATACAAACGCCCGCTGCAACATCATTGTTTTTGAGTGATGGAGATACTCCCAGGTACCTACTCAGGAACATCTTGCAGACAG aGCCTGTGAAGTCACCTGTGGTTCATGAGAAAAGGCCATCTGAACAGCAATATCTGGCATCAGCTGACAAAAATGCTACCAGAACACGTCCCAG TGTTGAGCTGTCAGGGCTGGACCTGCCTGATATAACAATTAGCCATGAAGCAAGCACAGCAAAGGGACTGAGCAGGAAGAGACCACGTCGGAGCTTTAATGTAACGGCTTTTGAAAAACGTCTTAAAGATGGAGATG AtgctgaagaagaagctgaTAATTCAACAGACAACCATTCATCACTTTCTGCGTCAAG CTCCACCTCCTTGACTCTAAAAACACCATTTGTTGATGTTCGGACGGAAAAAAAGGGTTTGCAGAGAAAAATTTCTAACCGCCGAAAAATCACAGAGGAAGAATTTGGAGCTGCTGTGAACAGACGGCAGATGGGAg TGGTAAGCAGCTACAACCAGAAAGAGCGAGATCTCAGTGAGATGACCTACTCTGAGGATTTTAGCCTGGGTCTAAGCAAACTTGAGCCTGATATCACAACTGATATTGTGAACTGTAACACAGCTCTTTATGATCTACCTGATGCCATGACTTCCAACATTTCCATTGTTGCAACTCAAGACAAGCCCACTGTAATGGCGTCTCAGCTTCAGAGAGGGATGCAAGAGAttgagcaggaggaggaagtggaGCTGATGAATGATCAGTATGTTTCTGAAGCCCAGTTGCAGGAAGATGTAGATGAATCTGAACCCCAAAATAAGAAACCTCATgatcaacaagaaaatgctgctgTTACTTCAACATCTGCGGAAGAGGAGGGTTCAGTCAGGTCTCAGACTGTTGACACAGATGTTGGAACTGAGTCTGAGGAAGTTGAAGCGCAAACTGGAGACGAGGCTGCAGCTGACTCTGACTCTGAAGAGGCTGCTGAGGCAAATGATCAGTTTGAGGGAGAACAGGTGGCACTAGACTCtgaaacagaagaagaggaaggttATGCTGCATCTCAAGTGGAAATGGGTAAAGCTGATTCCCAGTCTGACAATGTTGAGGCAGGTTCTcagtctgatgaagaggaagttGTACTGGGCTCTGAGGccaaagaggatgaagaggaagaaggtgAAGCGGAGTTGCAAAGTGAAGATGTTGCAGCTGATTCCCAGTCTGAGGATGTTGAGGCGGGTTCTCAGTCTGAAGAGGAAGTTGTACTGGGCTCTGAGGCcaaagaggatgaagatgaagaggaagaagaagaaggtgaaGAGGAGTTGCAAAGTGAAGATGTTGCAGCTGATTCCCAGTCTGAAGATGTTGAGGCAG GCTCTGAGGccaaagaggatgaagaggaagaaggtgAAGAGGAGTTGCAAAGTGAAGATGTTGCAGCTGATTCCCAGTCTGAGGGTGTGGCagctgaggaagatgaggataTAACTGAGTCTCAGAGTGAAGATGATCATCAGgaggaaagagaagaggaagagcGGGCATCAGAAGAACTGGAACTTGACTTGGAGCACACCAGCCGATGGGCTCGCCGCTCTAAGGGTGCTCTTGTTGTACCCATAACAGAGGCAGGGGAGGAGTTGGCCGAGTCCACTGTGGCAG GAAGGTCTGATTCCAAATCCAAAGCACACATCGGTGTTGAGTTAAACGCCAGCCTTGAAAGGAGAAGCCAGGAGAGCAGTCAGCTTCACTCTGGGAGTCCTGGTGGGGCTGAACCCTCAGTGGACGAGCAGGACCATGTTTCCTGTCCTGAGACCGAGCCAGAAGCTGGAAAAGGGAACTCGTTTAATCTTCTTCAGGTGACTCATGAAATTGAAATCAGCAGACACCTGGATGACCTTTCACCTGAAGGAATCCCTGCTCCGGATTCTGATGAGAAAGACGAAGAGTGGGAGGAAGATGATAacgatgatgttgatgatgatggagaagAAG AATTCCCCTCCAAAACACCTGCATTTGTCAGAGAGAAAAGGAACTTCTTTCTTCCTGATCCTCAGGCATCACCTTCGGTTTTCAGAGATATTGAGCCTAG CAGTACAACTGAAGCTGCAGCTAAACCGAAGCAAGTGAAACAGAGGAAGACGAGGCCATCTATGAAGAAAGCAGTTCTTCCTAAGGCCTACCTTATGAGTGTGTTCAAACACTTTGCCAAAACAAAGGTGTCTGCAGATGTTTTCCCCGTCCTAAATGAAAT AATGGATAAATTTTTGACCCGGATGGCTGATGACTTGGAGACGTATGCCAACCATGCAAAGAGAACAACCATTGATTTTGAAGATGCTAAACTTCTTTTGAAGAG gCAGGGTTATGTAAATGACAAGGTGCCAGTGGAGGTGCTAATTGAAAAATATCTTCGTATGGAGCAGCGAAAGCTCTTAATACCCATTGCAACCAGCGGAAATGTTGTTATTCCAAAAAGGCGAAGGTGA